In the Salvia splendens isolate huo1 chromosome 16, SspV2, whole genome shotgun sequence genome, TCACTCATTACAAATATGTCTGTGACATGATTACTAATTTGCTCAAACTCTCTCTAttttcaaatcaaatcaaatctcgTGAATTTTGTGTTTCTGATATATATGGAGGTTTTCAATCCACTTGGGAGGAACTACAGAGTTGGGAAGGTGATTGGGCGTGGCACCTTTGCAAAGGTCAGAATTGCGCAACATGTTTTGACGGGaaattatgtagctgttaaagTAATTAATCTTCGGGAGATGCAACAAAAGGGTAACTTCGTCAATCGTCAGCAAGCTGAAGAAAAGGGTAAAAACATTTAGATTGCACTTGTTTTATTAATGCTAAAATGTACCCTTCGTTAGCAATTGCCAATTTTCCAATGCTTGTTGCATGAGAATGTCATATATTTCAAAGATCATGAATTGATAACACATTTATACcctttgtttttatttagaTTCTTAATAATGATTTTCTCAGttcaaaaattatgaatttataaaatatgtGTCAGTGGCGAAGCCACGTATGTATGGGCGGGGCCCATGAATTTGATAGTTTAGTACAATATATATTTCACAGAAAGCTCtgcttttttatatttttattatagatTTAATAcatttgtttattattttgtgtattgaatTTTATCTATGATGAGAAATAACAAGTGAAATTAAGTATAATATTTATGACTTAGTAAGTGGAAAAGGACATAAATATTTCTTCCTTTTTATCCATCTTTCTCTCGTAGCTCCTTAGGTCAGAGCTACTTATCAATAATTTGGGCCCGCTAGTATAAAAATTTAGGTTTTGCCACTGATATACACACcctttgttttttttagatttctaataaattagaaagaaaaaagtgttTCTTTTTTGTTTCTAAGAGTGAGTGAGTTATATGCAGTGAGACAAGAAATACAATTAGGGAAATTGTGTGTGCATCAACATGTGGTGCGCGTCTATGAGTTTATAGACACACCAACAGATATATATATGATCATGGAGTACATGGTGCAAGGTGAGCTCTTCGATCACATTAGTCGAAAAGGGAGGTTGCCAGAAGACGAGGCTAGACAATATTTCCAGCAGATTATTGCAGGAGTGGAGCATTGCCATAGTAAAAATGTCGTTCATCGCGACCTTAAGTTGGAGAATTTGCTTTTAGATGGACAAGGCAACGTGAAAATTGCTGATTTTGGATTAAGCAACATTATGAGGGATGGCAATTTACTAAGAACAACTTGTGGAAGCACAAACTATATTGCACCTGAGGTTGCTTTTACTAATTcttttaaatatatttgtatttatttaggttagggattagggttagggttatggttagggttagggctaATTAAGTTAAGTTAAATGGCAGATTCTTTCTGGGAAGCATTATGGTCATGAAGTGGATATTTGGAGTTGTGGTGCTATTTTGTATTCTCTTCTTTGTGGGACTCTTGCTTTTCATGATCAAAATATTTGCACACTATGCAACAAAATAACGGTATATATTTATGTACTAAATTATGCTTTCAATTGAGATGTATCATTATATACCTAGCTAACTTATGATCAATTTTAGACTGCAACGTACGCTCGTCCGACCCATGTGTCTGCAGGAGCTCGTGATTTGATTGAAAGGATCCTGGTGGTGGACCCTTCGAGGAGGATAACCATTGATGGTATACGACACCATCCTTGGTTCCAACCTAATCTTCCTCCCTATTTAGCTCTCAATGCACCTCAACCTACGGTAACAAATTAATTAACCGTTTTGTTTACCACaagtttcaaaaaaaattaatatgcaATTTGATTATCGTTGCAGCTGCAGCTTGATTATGAAATCATTGAGAAAGTTGTTGGGTTAGGGTTTACGAAGGGCTTCATTATGCTTTCACTGCATACCAACGTACAAAATAATGTATGTAAACTAACAACTCTCTAAtcgaaattattttagttttaatgaaaaattctTACAATACTGTTAATGATGGCCTCAACTATGGTGCAGGCTGCCGTTGCGTACTATATACTATTGGACAACCGGGTCCGGGCCTAATGCAACTTCTTGATGCGGCTTGGGTTCATCACTATGTTTATTTACTTGTCGCAAATAGCTTCTAATTAACATCCATTTAGATAGATATTTgttaggattttattttgtgttggaAATACCAAAAATCGTTATCTATTAAACATGTTTTGTTTTAATGCGTacgtttttaatttttctctATAATCTCAATGCTTGTTTAATGCGTACTTATGCTATGAAAGTATTGGGTGTTGATTTTTGAATATAGATACTCCAAGCTGTTTGGGTTTGATTGAGAGTTTCATAAAAAACGATTCATTTTGAGTAAATATATACATGCATCCAATACTATCACCAGCTTGGATTTGGCCCATGGTGGTGTACCTTTGCACAAATACAGTATTCATTGTAGGTGTGTAGGATAATATTACAAAAGTTTGATAGTGTTTAAATATTTTCCTGCAGATTAAATTAATATGAGGGCATTTGCAATGGAGTGGCGCCGCCTTGCAAGCTCTATTGCTATTTATTTAGCAATTTTTTGTCTTGTAAGTCTATATTTGGACACTCTTATAGAAAAAATTGCCCAAatatgactacttcctctgtccgcgaataggagtcttgttttgccattttggtccgtctgCGAATAAGAATCCTGGTTCATTATTTCTATAAATGGTAaaaggtctcacattccaccaactcattctactcacatatcatttaaaattaatatatacaagtggagtccatatttcactaacttttttccacccactttttttagcatttcttaaaactcgtgatgaaaagaaatgagactcatattcacggacggagggagtatatactaaaAATGAAGACAAAGGACACCAATTTTTTTGGTTATGagacaattgagaaaattaTCCAAAGTTATGAATATGAAATAATTGACTAGTATTTTATAAAGttagtaatatttaaatatgattAATTTTTGCCTCTATTAGTAGTACTCTGTACAACATataatttattagtactataaaatataagcAATAATGACTTTCAATAGCAATAAGATATGCAAAAGATCAGTGAGCTGAAtccaaaagcaaaagcaaaagagAAATTCAAGTCGTGAGAAAAGCAAAAGataaattaaagagaaaagggaaagaaaa is a window encoding:
- the LOC121771888 gene encoding SNF1-related protein kinase catalytic subunit alpha KIN10-like; this encodes MEVFNPLGRNYRVGKVIGRGTFAKVRIAQHVLTGNYVAVKVINLREMQQKGNFVNRQQAEEKVRQEIQLGKLCVHQHVVRVYEFIDTPTDIYMIMEYMVQGELFDHISRKGRLPEDEARQYFQQIIAGVEHCHSKNVVHRDLKLENLLLDGQGNVKIADFGLSNIMRDGNLLRTTCGSTNYIAPEILSGKHYGHEVDIWSCGAILYSLLCGTLAFHDQNICTLCNKITTATYARPTHVSAGARDLIERILVVDPSRRITIDGIRHHPWFQPNLPPYLALNAPQPTLQLDYEIIEKVVGLGFTKGFIMLSLHTNVQNNAAVAYYILLDNRVRA